The following proteins are encoded in a genomic region of Amphiura filiformis chromosome 11, Afil_fr2py, whole genome shotgun sequence:
- the LOC140164670 gene encoding uncharacterized protein produces MKVSKKQWVVCKYCQRKFIGNILRYKSHVHSHESTIKPYWYSNPNLKPKAGCVQLHIRHSKGRHEGYGTSTRSPHHLVDEKSISSSASLPCVGIPERDEGYKSCNHGNDVICQSSNMKKLRPMRLGGKPHESCFCKESSHQSSHQVQHEVIRTGKKPHECRYCNKSFSQLGKKKEHELIHTGEKPHQCRYCNKSFSRLGSKKRHELIHTGEKPHKCSYCNKSFTDMSNKKYHELTHTGKKPHKCSYCNKSFCQLGNKIRHELIHTGEKPHKCSYCNKSFCQLGSKIRHELIHTGEKPHKCSYCNKSFSRSETRKHHELNHTGEKPFNCSYCNKSFNCVQSKKQHEKIHTGEKSHKCSYCNKSFRQLGHKKKHELNHTGEKPFNCSYCNKSFNCVQSKKQHEKIHTGEKSHKCSYCNQSFSQLGHKVRHELTHTGEKPHKCRYCNKSFSRSETRKHHELNHTGEKPFNCSYCNKSFNCVQSKKQHEKIHTGEKSHKCSYCNKSFRQLGHKKKHELNHTGEKPFCSYCNKSFSCVQSLEQHEKIHTGEKSHKCSYCNQSFSQLGSKKRHERIHTGEKPHECSYCNKSFRHLLTKKKHETIHTGEKPHNCSYCHKSFSTSDNKTQHELTHRGEKPHY; encoded by the coding sequence ATGAAAGTATCTAAGAAGCAGTGGGTTGTGTGCAAGTATTGCCAAAGAAAATTTATTGGCAACATTCTTCGATACAAATCACATGTACACAGCCATGAGTCGACTATAAAGCCGTATTGGTATAGCAATCCAAACTTAAAGCCAAAAGCTGGCTGTGTACAGCTACACATTAGGCACAGCAAAGGAAGACATGAAGGTTATGGTACATCAACAAGATCTCCACATCATCTGGTAGATGAGAAATCCATTTCTTCATCTGCATCACTTCCATGTGTAGGTATTCCTGAAAGAGATGAAGGTTATAAATCGTGTAACCATGGCAAtgatgtcatctgtcaatcaagtaaTATGAAGAAACTACGTCCAATGAGGCTAGGAGGAAAACCTCATGAAAGCTGCTTCTGCAAGGAGTCTTCCCACCAATCAAGTCATCAGGTACAACATGAAGTGATACGTACAGGAAAGAAGCCTCATGAATGTAGatactgcaacaaatcattcagccaattaggaaaaaagaaagaacatgaactgattcatacaggagagaaacctcatcagtGTAGatactgcaacaaatcattcagccgatTAGGAAGCAAGAAACGACATGAActaattcatacaggagagaaacctcataaatgtagctactgcaacaaatcattcactGATATGAGTAACAAGAAATATCATGAACTAACCCATACAGGaaagaaacctcataaatgtagctattgcaacaagtCATTCTGTCAATTAGGAAACAAGATACGACATGaactgattcatacaggagagaaacctcataaatgtagctattgcaacaagtCATTCTGTCAATTAGGAAGCAAGATACGACATGaactgattcatacaggagagaaacctcataaatgtagctattgcaacaagtCATTCAGCCGATCAGAAACTAGGAAACATCATGAACTGAaccatactggagagaaaccttttaACTGTAGTTATTGTAATAAATCATTTAACTGTGtacaaagcaagaaacaacatgaaaagatCCATACAGGGGAGAAgtctcataaatgtagctactgcaacaaatcattcaggcAATTAGGacacaagaaaaaacatgaactgaaccatactggagagaaaccttttaACTGTAGTTATTGTAATAAATCATTTAACTGTGtacaaagcaagaaacaacatgaaaagatCCATACAGGGGAGAAgtctcataaatgtagctactgcaaccaATCATTCAGCCAATTAGGACACAAGGTACGACATGAACTGacccatacaggagagaaacctcataaatgtaggtattgcaacaaatcattcagccgatCAGAAACTAGGAAACATCATGAACTGAaccatactggagagaaaccttttaACTGTAGTTATTGTAATAAATCATTTAACTGTGtacaaagcaagaaacaacatgaaaagatCCATACGGGGGAGAAgtctcataaatgtagctactgcaacaaatcattcaggcAATTAGGacacaagaaaaaacatgaactgaaccatactggagagaaacctttctGTAGTTATTGTAATAAATCATTTAGCTGTGTACAAAGTTTGGAACAACATGAAAAGATCCATACAGGAGAGAAgtctcataaatgtagctactgcaaccaatcattcagccaattaggaagcaagaaacgacatgaacggattcatacaggagagaaacctcatgaatgtagctattgtaacaaatcatttagACACTTGCTaaccaagaaaaaacatgaaactattcacacaggagagaaacctcataactGTAGCTATTGCCATAAATCATTCAGCACATCAGATAACAagacacaacatgaactcacccACAGAGGAGAGAAACCTCATTACTAA